The Microcoleus sp. FACHB-672 sequence CAGCCTATCCTGACCGGCTATTAGTACCCCTGATGCCAGACTTTAATCATGTGTGGTTAGAGTTCTACGCACCCGGATTTGGCTGGTTGCCGATGGAATCCAATCCTGATGATATCCAAGAACAAGGCCCATACCCGATGCGATTTTTCATGGGGTTGGCTTGGTATCACATTGAAATTGGGAAAGGAATCCGCTTTGCCACGCTGACACGATATGGACAGCCGGTGGACAAAGAAAACGTTTCAATTGGCGATCTTGCCATCAATCACGTCCGGTTCAAAATCTTAGAAGAACTGGTGCCGGCAGGAAACTAAGTCAAGAAGTTGGAGAATGCCGGCAGCAAAAGCGTTTGTCCTGCCGGCAGCGCCGAATTGGCTAAAATCTTGATATTTCTGCCCTCGGTTTCTATCTTTCCATCAGCCACTGAGCAAGGCTTCCACAAACTCATAGCTGGAAAAGGGACGCAAGTCTTCAATGCCTTCACCGGCACCGATAAACCGAATGGGCAAACCAAGCTGTTTCACGACAGCCAGGGCAATGCCCCCTTTAGCACTTCCGTCCAGTTTTGTCAATACCACTCCACTCAACTGGGCGGCTTGTGCAAACACTTCGGCTTGCCGCAGACCGTTTTGGCCCAAAGTGGCATCCAAAACAAGTAGGGATTGAATATTGGCATTCGGGGCCTTTTTATCGATAATCCGCCGAATCTTACTGAGTTCCTCCATCAGGTTTTTCTTGTTCTGGAGGCGACCTGCCGTGTCAACCAGTAGCAGTTCCGTCCCCCGCGCTTGGGCTGCCGCAATCGCGTCAAACACGACGGCTGCCGGGTCAGTGTTTTGGCCTGGATTGGCAATCACCTCAACTTCACTGCGCTGGCCCCAAATCTTCACCTGTTGGACGGCTGCGGCGCGGAAGGTATCAGCGGCAGCAATCAAGCATTTATAACCAGATTTCTGGCCGATGTGGGCAATTTTGCCGATGGTCGTTGTTTTACCGGCACCATTAACGCCGGTGATTAACCAGATATTCAGCTGGTCTTTTTCCGGGGCAAAGGTGGGATTGTAAGACTTGCCGGTGGGCTGGTCTAGCATATCGCGCAAAATTGTTTTCAGATAGGCAATCGCCTCCTCTGGTTTCAGCGCTTCCTCCCGCAACTTTTTCTGGAGGGCGTTAATAATGTAATCGGTCGCCTCCACCCCAACGTCTGCTTGCAACAGCAGCGACTCAATCTCCATCACCCCAGCTTGGTTCAGCGGGCCTTGACCCACAATTGCCTTGAGCTGGTTAATTAGACTGCGACGGGTTTTATCTAAACTTTGCCGCAGTTTTTTGAGCCAAGTGATTTCTTCGATAGAAATATCTTCAGGACGTCGGCCTTGAGCGGCTAAAATTTCTGCTGACCAGAGGAACCCTTCGTCAAAGACAAAATCGGTAACCTCTTCAGTTTGGACAGCCGCCGGTTTGACAATTTCCGGTTCCGTTGAGTCAACCGCTGAGGCTTTGAGCCGTTCCAGTCGCGCTTGCCGGTCTGCTTCTGCTCTGGCCCACAATGGCAGCGCTGCTGGGGTTTCTTCAGTGCTGGGTGTTGAGTCCTCGGTGGTGAGTTCTTGATCAGTGCTGGGTGCCGGCTCAGTAGTGAGTTCTTCCTCAGTGCTGGGTGCCGGCTCAACTTGTTCAGTCACTTCGCCGGCTGCTGCACTTTCGGCAGCGGTTTCTGTGAGGACGGCTGGTTCCTGTACTGTCGGTTCCTCGGCTGCGATTTCAGGCGCTGCCGGGGGTTCTTCTGTAGCTAGTGCCGGCTCAGCAATAGGGACTGTTTCAGGTTCTACTGC is a genomic window containing:
- the ftsY gene encoding signal recognition particle-docking protein FtsY, with translation MVFNWFRRQFSEKSDEKEEEQSQPAAPQPETESAESASESASTEQQSPEVAADYLNWAKAAYKNIQKQQQEVEAETATPEAGAAADPAQKVAPTEEINPVAGTQTEEPQPILSPELPAVEEPATLTETAAESAAAGEVAEQVEPAVEPETVPIAEPALATEEPPAAPEIAAEEPTVQEPAVLTETAAESAAAGEVTEQVEPAPSTEEELTTEPAPSTDQELTTEDSTPSTEETPAALPLWARAEADRQARLERLKASAVDSTEPEIVKPAAVQTEEVTDFVFDEGFLWSAEILAAQGRRPEDISIEEITWLKKLRQSLDKTRRSLINQLKAIVGQGPLNQAGVMEIESLLLQADVGVEATDYIINALQKKLREEALKPEEAIAYLKTILRDMLDQPTGKSYNPTFAPEKDQLNIWLITGVNGAGKTTTIGKIAHIGQKSGYKCLIAAADTFRAAAVQQVKIWGQRSEVEVIANPGQNTDPAAVVFDAIAAAQARGTELLLVDTAGRLQNKKNLMEELSKIRRIIDKKAPNANIQSLLVLDATLGQNGLRQAEVFAQAAQLSGVVLTKLDGSAKGGIALAVVKQLGLPIRFIGAGEGIEDLRPFSSYEFVEALLSG